In Paenibacillus sp. FSL M7-0420, a single genomic region encodes these proteins:
- a CDS encoding glycoside hydrolase family 88/105 protein: protein MSISEAVSTGLSRRIADTFIGQCNEQGEHEYVMERWAYVPGMLLMSVARAGVQHSEPEYLSFMQRHMDSFIGEDGSIRSYSLEEYNLDQINQGKNLFWLYHQTGEQRYAEAAHLLAAQLIGQPRTSEGGFWHKKIYPFQMWLDGLYMASPFLAEYGAVFGRPELIDEAARQLLLIERRTRDPRTGLFYHGWDESREQEWADSSTGLSAHFWSRAMGWYAMAAVDCLEHFPLTHPQRGTVMGIFQRMCGALVEVQDQESGLWYQVLDQAGRKGNYLEATGSCMFVYAMAKALRLRYLEPSFKAAMLRGYEGILKHLVTEDEQGVHLHQICHGAGLSKDRNGSYDYYISEAVVSDVPMGVAPLLLASLEVERYVAGQ, encoded by the coding sequence ATGTCTATATCAGAAGCAGTAAGCACAGGCTTATCCCGCAGAATTGCGGATACATTCATCGGTCAATGCAATGAACAAGGGGAGCATGAGTATGTGATGGAGCGCTGGGCGTATGTTCCCGGCATGCTGCTGATGTCAGTGGCCCGGGCCGGGGTGCAGCATAGCGAGCCTGAGTACCTCTCCTTCATGCAGCGGCATATGGACAGCTTCATCGGGGAGGACGGAAGCATCCGCTCCTATTCGCTGGAGGAATATAACCTGGATCAGATCAATCAGGGTAAGAATCTGTTCTGGCTGTACCATCAGACGGGCGAGCAGCGCTACGCGGAAGCCGCCCATCTGCTGGCAGCGCAGCTCATCGGACAGCCCCGGACCTCCGAAGGCGGCTTCTGGCATAAGAAAATATATCCCTTCCAGATGTGGCTGGACGGATTATACATGGCTTCGCCGTTCCTGGCCGAATACGGGGCGGTCTTCGGGCGTCCGGAGTTGATCGATGAAGCCGCCCGTCAGCTGCTGCTGATTGAGCGCAGAACCCGTGATCCGCGGACCGGCCTGTTCTATCACGGCTGGGATGAATCCAGGGAGCAAGAGTGGGCGGATTCCTCCACCGGATTGTCCGCCCACTTCTGGAGCCGGGCGATGGGCTGGTACGCGATGGCCGCCGTGGACTGCCTGGAGCACTTCCCGCTGACCCATCCGCAGCGGGGTACGGTGATGGGGATTTTTCAGCGGATGTGCGGTGCGCTGGTTGAGGTGCAGGATCAGGAGAGCGGACTCTGGTATCAGGTGCTGGATCAGGCGGGACGCAAAGGTAACTACCTCGAAGCGACAGGCTCCTGCATGTTCGTCTATGCGATGGCCAAAGCCCTGCGGCTGCGTTATCTGGAGCCTTCCTTCAAGGCAGCGATGCTTCGGGGCTACGAGGGAATCCTTAAGCATCTGGTTACCGAAGACGAACAAGGTGTTCATCTGCACCAGATCTGCCACGGGGCAGGCCTCAGCAAGGACCGCAACGGCTCCTACGATTACTACATTTCCGAAGCGGTTGTATCAGATGTACCAATGGGTGTAGCGCCGCTGCTGCTGGCATCTCTTGAAGTGGAGAGGTACGTTGCCGGGCAATAG
- a CDS encoding dienelactone hydrolase family protein — MESLEQYINQLTASAPRSSAFRADLPFGQWRASLAAGFIERLGGFPAQRAALEPVQLERTVCPGYIRERVGITTYEGLRMAMYLLLPEQPLSSPCPAVLAIHGHGYGSREITGLSPDGSERTGDPGLHKDFAVSLVKQGFVVAAPEVLGFGDRRLAEDLASGEPGRNSCFRLSAALLMTGQTMAGFRIYETMRALDYLQQRDEVDGERIGIMGISGGGLVAGFTAALDERISSAVVSGYANTFQDSILTRNHCLDNYIPGILLEAEMPDLLGLIAPRGLFLEAGDADHLFGPAAARQALDRLELIFAAEGHDGRLAADFFTGGHEIHGEPAYAWLLKQLAGPQE; from the coding sequence ATGGAATCACTTGAACAATATATCAATCAACTGACGGCTTCTGCACCGCGCAGCTCTGCCTTCAGGGCAGACCTTCCATTCGGACAATGGCGGGCATCCCTTGCCGCAGGATTCATAGAGCGGCTGGGCGGATTCCCTGCTCAGAGGGCAGCGCTTGAACCGGTACAGCTGGAGCGGACAGTCTGTCCCGGCTATATCCGCGAACGGGTCGGGATTACCACCTATGAAGGACTGCGAATGGCTATGTATCTTCTGCTCCCGGAGCAGCCGCTGTCTTCGCCCTGCCCGGCTGTGCTGGCTATTCACGGGCATGGCTACGGCAGCCGCGAGATCACCGGCTTGAGCCCGGACGGGTCGGAGCGGACGGGGGACCCGGGTCTGCATAAGGATTTTGCCGTCTCCCTGGTGAAGCAAGGCTTCGTCGTTGCGGCTCCCGAGGTACTCGGATTCGGAGACAGGCGTCTGGCTGAGGATCTTGCCAGCGGCGAGCCCGGACGTAATTCCTGCTTCCGCCTGTCCGCGGCGCTGTTGATGACAGGGCAGACGATGGCAGGCTTCCGCATCTATGAGACGATGCGGGCGCTGGATTATCTGCAGCAGCGGGATGAGGTTGACGGTGAGCGGATCGGCATTATGGGCATCTCCGGCGGCGGGCTGGTGGCAGGCTTCACGGCTGCACTGGATGAACGGATCAGCAGTGCGGTGGTCAGCGGCTACGCCAATACGTTCCAAGACAGCATTCTCACACGGAATCATTGTCTGGACAATTACATTCCGGGCATTCTGCTGGAAGCGGAGATGCCGGACCTGCTGGGCCTGATTGCACCGCGCGGGCTGTTCCTGGAGGCGGGGGATGCGGACCATTTGTTTGGTCCCGCCGCCGCGAGGCAAGCCTTGGACCGGCTGGAGCTGATTTTTGCGGCAGAGGGCCATGACGGGCGGCTTGCGGCGGATTTTTTCACAGGGGGTCATGAGATTCATGGGGAACCGGCGTATGCCTGGCTGCTTAAGCAGCTTGCCGGTCCGCAGGAGTAG
- a CDS encoding S-layer homology domain-containing protein, translating to MFITRSVRKKVIAGALAICLAILPAVSAFAGNVSDLGGNWAKNQISKWMDQGLIAGYPDGEFKPNNPVTRAELTVLINRAFGFTETKKANFSDISNSKWYYTSILQANAAGYVQGYEDGTFKPDQKINRQELAVIISKLLKLTAPAAAPEFRDITKSAAWSKGAIGAVSEQGIMTGSGDGNFRPLAYATRAETVVILDRALSLLNADSDEYVIIYETPGIYGPLSGMSEVDSDVVVSVPGITLRNMNITGDLLLGEGIAEGDVRLQNVTVRGNTAIEGGGANSIHLADSTLGSVRVDKEEGSVRVVAEGKTQIHNLQIQSAAAVESLTGAEISTLTLSPEIPADARILLTGSFKAVNILASRLNIELSGGTVETVNVDKTAGSNKLANSSNIKSMTMNAGIQVSGKGNIGNAVVNASGITIENAPGNLAIGTDVPADVKVNIAGSDKTVAASSAVPTAAVLVGGGGGGTGGGGSTAETPAPAATPTAAPTEEPTAKPIPTAEPTATPTPVATPEPTATPTPIATPEPTATPTPIATPAPTATPTPIATPEPTATPTPAATAKPTAVTSPSPSPLATPTAVNSPSPSPSSWPVVTPIVTPGSTVAPTPPIVNHGVVKGFIERADGKVVDSGTIYLVRDSDHMTYTSALTKGEFSIDLPDGTYRIYSMRSTTTQENISLYYMFYVMNGKADREVHILIPEQQAGMIQYSDGTIVEDGEIFVQRLDSGPIGWYSAKIQAGRFNFNLPDGHYNVEMLIYGETNNQLRINYLFEVIDGKSNLNIKLPPKIEGSITFADGSPIDDGWLEIREMNAQNFGVYTVNVVAGKFDLYLPDGDYSILTLNTEDGRAIDLRTQIKIVNGEPAAGPIEIKVPLAISGRIYNEDGTPYADGVLMIEEVGPASPLLYAATVKKGLFDFYLPDGSYRVHLLAENMSSSYNVKFPYYRFSVLDGQSDPRELVIHLPANNVTGTLKYEDGTIDPLDITLAKE from the coding sequence TTGTTTATCACGAGAAGTGTAAGAAAAAAAGTAATAGCTGGAGCACTCGCCATATGTCTTGCGATATTGCCGGCTGTCTCAGCTTTTGCGGGCAATGTATCCGATCTCGGTGGTAACTGGGCGAAGAATCAAATCAGTAAATGGATGGATCAAGGTCTGATCGCCGGCTACCCTGATGGTGAATTCAAGCCGAATAATCCGGTGACTCGGGCGGAATTAACGGTTTTGATTAATAGGGCTTTTGGATTCACTGAAACGAAAAAAGCTAATTTTAGCGATATCTCCAACAGTAAATGGTATTATACAAGTATTTTGCAGGCTAATGCTGCGGGCTATGTTCAGGGCTACGAGGATGGGACCTTTAAGCCTGATCAGAAGATCAACCGTCAGGAGCTGGCTGTGATCATTAGCAAGCTGCTCAAGCTGACAGCACCGGCTGCGGCTCCGGAGTTCAGAGATATTACTAAGAGTGCAGCTTGGAGCAAAGGTGCTATCGGGGCTGTAAGCGAACAAGGTATCATGACGGGTTCCGGTGATGGGAACTTTCGGCCCCTCGCTTATGCAACCCGGGCAGAGACCGTAGTCATTTTGGACAGGGCTCTATCCTTGCTAAATGCAGATTCCGATGAATATGTAATCATCTATGAAACACCAGGTATATATGGTCCGTTGTCAGGAATGTCGGAAGTAGACAGTGATGTAGTGGTCAGCGTGCCAGGTATCACACTCCGTAATATGAATATCACTGGAGATCTGCTGCTGGGAGAAGGCATAGCTGAAGGCGATGTGCGGCTCCAGAATGTAACAGTAAGAGGAAATACCGCAATTGAGGGCGGCGGGGCTAACAGTATTCATCTTGCGGATTCCACACTGGGTTCTGTGCGTGTTGACAAGGAAGAGGGCAGTGTAAGAGTGGTTGCTGAAGGAAAGACCCAAATCCATAACCTTCAGATTCAGTCCGCTGCTGCCGTTGAATCCCTCACCGGTGCTGAGATCAGTACCCTTACGTTATCACCTGAAATTCCAGCCGATGCCCGCATTCTGTTGACCGGCAGCTTCAAGGCTGTAAATATTCTTGCATCACGCCTTAACATTGAACTCAGCGGGGGCACTGTCGAGACAGTCAATGTTGATAAGACAGCGGGCAGTAATAAATTGGCCAATAGCAGCAATATCAAATCTATGACAATGAACGCCGGTATACAAGTATCGGGTAAAGGCAACATCGGGAATGCGGTAGTCAACGCTTCGGGCATTACAATAGAGAATGCTCCAGGTAATCTTGCGATCGGCACTGATGTTCCGGCAGATGTGAAAGTGAATATAGCTGGTTCTGATAAAACAGTAGCTGCGTCTTCTGCAGTTCCTACAGCGGCTGTGTTAGTTGGCGGCGGAGGCGGAGGAACTGGTGGAGGCGGCAGTACGGCTGAAACACCGGCGCCAGCAGCGACACCAACAGCAGCACCAACGGAGGAGCCAACAGCAAAGCCAATACCAACAGCGGAACCAACGGCAACGCCGACACCAGTAGCAACGCCAGAACCTACGGCAACGCCGACACCAATAGCAACGCCAGAACCGACAGCAACGCCGACACCAATAGCAACGCCAGCACCAACGGCAACGCCGACACCAATAGCAACGCCAGAACCGACGGCAACGCCGACACCAGCGGCGACAGCGAAGCCAACGGCGGTAACTTCACCGTCACCATCGCCGTTAGCGACACCAACGGCGGTGAATTCACCGTCGCCATCCCCATCCTCGTGGCCGGTAGTAACACCCATAGTAACACCTGGGTCAACGGTGGCCCCCACACCGCCCATTGTAAATCATGGTGTTGTAAAAGGTTTCATTGAGCGTGCAGACGGGAAGGTTGTAGATTCAGGTACTATATACTTAGTACGGGATAGCGATCATATGACTTACACCTCTGCTTTGACAAAAGGGGAATTCTCTATAGATTTGCCGGATGGGACGTACAGAATTTACTCCATGCGTTCTACAACTACACAAGAGAATATTTCACTCTACTATATGTTTTACGTTATGAATGGCAAGGCTGACCGGGAAGTGCATATTCTCATTCCTGAGCAGCAGGCAGGTATGATACAGTATTCGGACGGGACAATAGTTGAGGATGGAGAAATTTTTGTACAGCGCCTGGACAGCGGGCCGATTGGCTGGTATAGTGCCAAAATCCAAGCAGGCAGGTTCAACTTTAATTTACCCGACGGTCATTATAACGTAGAAATGTTAATCTATGGCGAAACTAACAATCAATTAAGAATTAATTATTTATTTGAGGTCATTGACGGGAAGAGTAATCTGAATATAAAATTGCCTCCAAAAATTGAAGGAAGCATTACCTTCGCGGACGGCTCCCCGATTGATGACGGATGGCTGGAAATTAGAGAAATGAATGCTCAGAATTTCGGGGTTTATACGGTCAATGTGGTTGCAGGTAAGTTTGATCTTTATCTGCCGGATGGCGACTATAGTATCCTGACCTTAAATACTGAAGATGGAAGAGCTATAGATTTACGTACGCAGATAAAGATTGTTAACGGTGAACCTGCCGCCGGGCCGATAGAAATCAAAGTACCTTTAGCAATATCAGGCAGGATATATAATGAGGACGGAACTCCATATGCTGATGGAGTATTGATGATCGAAGAGGTGGGTCCTGCTTCTCCGCTTCTATATGCTGCAACTGTTAAGAAGGGTCTGTTTGATTTCTATCTGCCGGACGGCTCATACCGGGTACATCTTTTAGCGGAAAATATGTCCTCCAGCTACAATGTCAAATTCCCGTATTACAGGTTCTCGGTGCTGGATGGGCAGTCTGATCCGCGTGAGCTTGTAATCCATTTGCCAGCGAATAATGTGACCGGTACTTTGAAATATGAAGACGGGACAATTGATCCCCTGGATATTACTTTGGCTAAGGAATAA
- a CDS encoding pectinesterase family protein yields MLIIVSKNAGEGFSSLQEALDSIPPGELQAVTIRIKPGIYEEKVTIAREAPPILLLGEDQHSTIISWNDNAHTLGADGEPLRTFRTGTLNVFAEGFTAENLTIRNTSGPGTGQAVAAFVDAGQAVFRRVRLLGDQDTLYTGPGRQYYDDCYIEGDVDYIFGPATALFDRCHLHNKRSRGYITAASTPEGAAFGYVFLDCRITGGEGVSECYLGRPWRPYAHVAFIRTVMDGSVTGEGWHNWGQPDREQTSRYEEYGSSGPGACPEGRVAWSRQLTAEEAAQYRILSVLDGWHPEGY; encoded by the coding sequence ATGTTAATTATAGTCTCGAAGAATGCCGGAGAAGGATTCAGCAGTCTGCAGGAGGCGCTGGATTCCATTCCGCCGGGGGAGTTGCAAGCCGTAACCATACGGATTAAGCCAGGGATCTATGAGGAAAAGGTTACGATCGCCCGCGAAGCCCCGCCCATCCTGCTGCTGGGAGAGGATCAGCATTCCACCATTATCTCGTGGAATGATAATGCCCATACGCTCGGCGCGGACGGTGAACCGCTGCGTACCTTCCGCACCGGGACGCTGAATGTGTTCGCAGAAGGCTTCACTGCCGAGAATCTGACGATCCGCAACACTTCCGGCCCGGGAACAGGACAGGCGGTCGCGGCGTTCGTGGATGCCGGGCAGGCTGTGTTCCGGCGTGTACGTCTGTTAGGGGACCAGGATACTCTGTATACCGGGCCGGGGCGGCAATATTATGATGATTGCTACATTGAGGGGGATGTGGATTATATTTTTGGTCCGGCTACCGCGTTGTTTGACCGCTGCCATCTCCATAACAAGCGCTCGAGAGGGTATATCACAGCGGCTTCAACGCCGGAGGGAGCCGCCTTCGGTTATGTGTTCCTGGATTGCCGGATTACCGGCGGCGAAGGGGTAAGTGAGTGCTATCTCGGACGCCCTTGGCGCCCTTACGCGCATGTTGCCTTCATCCGCACGGTGATGGACGGCTCGGTGACCGGCGAAGGCTGGCATAACTGGGGGCAGCCGGACCGGGAGCAGACCAGCCGCTATGAAGAGTATGGCAGCAGCGGCCCGGGCGCTTGCCCCGAAGGCCGGGTGGCGTGGTCACGCCAATTAACTGCGGAGGAAGCCGCACAGTACCGGATTCTGTCTGTGCTGGACGGCTGGCATCCCGAGGGCTATTAA
- a CDS encoding DinB family protein produces MAAKTNKQLILEFESFITYIQSLDRLEDADWEAPLEAGKWSLQDVLCHIMLWDKYFYEEALVKIQEGLPLTAAHLDFNAFNANAALEQNHPDGDGKKFNIAGI; encoded by the coding sequence ATGGCAGCCAAAACCAATAAGCAGCTCATACTTGAATTTGAATCGTTCATCACCTATATTCAATCGCTGGACCGCTTGGAAGATGCAGACTGGGAGGCTCCGCTGGAGGCCGGAAAATGGTCCCTGCAGGATGTCCTCTGCCACATCATGCTGTGGGACAAATACTTTTATGAAGAGGCCCTGGTCAAAATCCAAGAAGGCCTGCCGCTGACAGCTGCGCATCTGGACTTCAATGCATTCAATGCCAATGCGGCGCTGGAACAGAATCATCCCGATGGGGACGGCAAGAAATTCAACATCGCAGGTATCTGA
- a CDS encoding helix-turn-helix domain-containing protein, producing MNSVSGPNPKYYLEDGRFSIQHMKRKGITAMPRPHSHEWTELYYLTDGERVYFVDDRVVTVHKGELILIPGRELHSTASSEKAEFERILINYDPLLLPPVLRDEQQWFQSRRYRLFRLTLREQNEAESLLNRMLEESRIRRPLYEACVTALLTELMILLQRSESTAQAGGTRHPLHHLVTDVATYIRTHYREALTLEETAKDFFISPSYLSRVFHRLTGFHFREYIVHIRVREAQRLLAGTPARIQEIAGAVGFEHLSHFNKTFKKSTGLTPLQYRKEAGAQPAPESRG from the coding sequence ATGAACAGCGTATCTGGCCCTAATCCCAAATATTATCTTGAAGACGGACGCTTCAGCATCCAGCATATGAAGCGCAAAGGCATCACTGCGATGCCGCGCCCCCACAGCCATGAATGGACGGAGCTGTATTATCTGACGGACGGGGAGCGTGTATATTTTGTGGACGACCGGGTGGTTACGGTTCACAAAGGCGAGCTGATTCTGATTCCCGGCCGCGAGCTCCATTCCACGGCAAGCTCCGAGAAGGCCGAGTTCGAGCGGATTCTGATCAACTATGACCCGCTGCTGCTGCCTCCGGTGCTGAGGGACGAGCAGCAGTGGTTCCAGAGCCGCCGCTACCGCTTGTTCAGGCTGACCCTGCGCGAGCAGAATGAAGCGGAGTCCCTGCTGAACCGCATGCTGGAGGAATCCCGCATCCGGCGGCCCTTGTACGAAGCCTGTGTCACCGCGCTATTGACCGAGCTGATGATTCTGCTCCAGCGTTCGGAGAGTACGGCCCAGGCTGGCGGCACCCGCCATCCGCTGCACCATCTGGTAACAGATGTCGCCACCTATATACGCACCCATTACCGGGAAGCGCTTACGCTGGAAGAGACCGCCAAGGACTTTTTCATCAGTCCCTCTTATTTGAGCCGGGTATTTCATCGTCTGACCGGCTTTCATTTCCGGGAATATATCGTCCATATCCGGGTCCGAGAGGCCCAGCGTCTGCTGGCCGGGACCCCCGCCAGAATCCAGGAGATTGCCGGGGCAGTCGGCTTCGAGCATCTGTCCCATTTCAATAAAACTTTCAAAAAATCAACCGGCCTGACCCCGCTCCAGTACCGTAAGGAAGCGGGAGCGCAGCCTGCACCGGAGTCCCGAGGCTAG
- a CDS encoding uridine kinase family protein, giving the protein MEQELQRIVKWISGQTGRVIIGISGHGASGKTTFASRLISLLGQENVNLLNTDPYIIGSSLRKYAMIDYEYNNEHHRDKMTACHPLAHNVAALERDIRMLRDGLGLYTMDTHYTKSMLLSSRNKINIVEGMSVAFTDPGLYDLKVYLHTDGETELRRRGIRDVAERGTDIGYLMKSHEQRRIQYELFMHPYHEKFEIVIRNQEA; this is encoded by the coding sequence ATGGAACAGGAATTACAGAGAATCGTCAAGTGGATCAGCGGTCAGACCGGGAGGGTTATCATAGGGATTTCGGGTCACGGAGCATCAGGCAAAACCACATTTGCCAGTCGTCTGATCAGCCTGCTCGGGCAGGAGAATGTGAATCTATTAAATACGGACCCTTATATTATCGGTTCTAGTCTCAGGAAGTACGCGATGATTGACTATGAATATAACAATGAACATCACCGTGATAAAATGACGGCGTGCCACCCGCTGGCCCATAACGTTGCCGCGCTGGAGCGGGATATCCGTATGCTGAGGGACGGCCTCGGCCTGTATACTATGGATACCCACTACACCAAGAGTATGCTGTTATCTTCACGCAACAAGATTAATATTGTTGAAGGCATGAGTGTGGCTTTTACCGATCCGGGGCTGTATGACCTCAAAGTATACCTGCACACGGATGGGGAGACCGAGCTGAGGCGCAGGGGAATCCGGGATGTGGCCGAGCGGGGCACGGATATCGGATACTTAATGAAGTCCCATGAACAGCGTAGAATTCAGTATGAATTATTCATGCATCCGTATCATGAGAAGTTCGAGATTGTGATTAGGAATCAGGAAGCTTAG
- a CDS encoding glycoside hydrolase family 43 protein, which yields MRTFRNPVLPGFYPDPSAIRVGEDYYLVTSSFEFYPGVPIFHSRDLVHWRQLGHVLDRPSQLNLDGILPSRGIWAPTLRYHQGLFYMITTFVDNHKDPHNFYVTSADPAGDWSDPVWLEDAPGIDPSLFFDEDGKVYYTGNRVPPGGQDYPKHMDIWLQEIDLAQGRLTGPKHSLWQGALKTAHAQEGPHLYSIGGWYYLLIAEGGTGHTHAVTVARSRNVTGPYEGHRANPILTHRHLGREYPIVNTGHGELVETQHGDWWMLCLASRTCGGYYRNLGRETFLSPVKWEDEWPVVNPGKGVLELEGPAPDLPVTQWPLLPVRDDFAAGELSPIWNFLRTPRGEFWSLTEHPGHLRLRLKPEVLADIENPAYIGRRQQHLSFRAAAEMRFQPEAAGESAGLALIQNADNHFRYERTLEDGRQLLKLTVRSRGAEQLLASVPYPLDTVQLKVEARGQDYSFYYRASVSDTWTALHEQADGRVLSTDWAGGFTGAYIGMYASAGGAQSSNVADYGWFSYEELE from the coding sequence TTGAGAACATTCCGTAATCCGGTGCTGCCGGGCTTCTATCCAGATCCTTCGGCCATCCGTGTAGGAGAGGACTATTATTTGGTCACTTCAAGCTTTGAATTCTACCCCGGGGTTCCGATTTTCCACAGCAGGGATCTTGTCCACTGGCGCCAGCTGGGCCATGTGCTGGACCGTCCGTCCCAGCTCAATCTGGACGGGATTCTCCCGTCGAGGGGGATTTGGGCGCCGACCCTCCGGTATCATCAAGGTCTCTTTTATATGATCACAACGTTCGTAGATAATCACAAGGACCCGCATAATTTTTATGTCACATCCGCCGATCCGGCGGGAGACTGGTCAGATCCGGTCTGGCTGGAGGATGCGCCCGGCATTGATCCTTCCCTGTTCTTCGATGAGGACGGCAAGGTCTACTACACCGGTAACCGGGTGCCTCCCGGAGGCCAGGATTATCCGAAGCATATGGACATCTGGCTGCAGGAGATTGATCTGGCGCAGGGCAGGCTTACCGGTCCGAAGCACAGTCTCTGGCAAGGTGCGCTGAAGACTGCCCATGCCCAGGAAGGGCCGCATCTGTATTCCATAGGAGGATGGTATTATCTGCTGATCGCCGAGGGCGGCACCGGCCATACCCATGCGGTAACGGTTGCCAGAAGCCGGAACGTGACAGGGCCTTATGAGGGGCACCGGGCCAATCCGATCCTGACCCACCGCCATCTCGGCAGGGAGTACCCCATCGTGAATACGGGTCACGGGGAGCTTGTGGAGACGCAGCACGGGGATTGGTGGATGCTCTGCCTGGCCTCCCGGACCTGCGGGGGATATTACCGCAACCTGGGCCGGGAGACCTTCCTGAGTCCAGTCAAATGGGAGGACGAATGGCCGGTAGTCAATCCCGGCAAGGGCGTACTTGAGCTGGAGGGGCCAGCGCCGGATCTGCCGGTGACGCAGTGGCCGCTGCTGCCGGTGCGGGATGATTTTGCTGCCGGGGAGCTTAGCCCGATCTGGAACTTCCTGCGCACGCCGCGCGGTGAATTCTGGAGCCTCACCGAGCATCCGGGACATCTGCGGCTGCGGCTGAAGCCGGAGGTGCTGGCGGATATAGAAAATCCGGCTTATATCGGAAGACGGCAGCAGCATCTCAGCTTCAGAGCCGCAGCGGAGATGCGCTTCCAGCCGGAAGCCGCAGGCGAGAGCGCCGGACTGGCCCTGATCCAGAATGCGGACAACCACTTCCGTTATGAACGGACGCTGGAGGATGGCAGGCAGCTGCTGAAGCTGACCGTGCGCAGCAGAGGAGCTGAGCAATTGCTGGCCTCTGTGCCTTATCCGCTGGATACCGTACAGCTTAAGGTAGAAGCCAGGGGGCAGGATTACAGTTTTTATTATAGAGCTTCAGTATCAGATACCTGGACCGCACTGCATGAACAGGCTGACGGCCGGGTGCTGAGCACGGATTGGGCCGGTGGTTTTACAGGGGCCTATATCGGAATGTATGCCAGTGCGGGCGGAGCACAGAGCAGCAATGTTGCGGATTACGGCTGGTTCAGCTATGAAGAGCTTGAATAG
- a CDS encoding glycoside hydrolase family 28 protein, protein MNNKYDSEAYPIPELPQIPQRTFCITDYGAEAEGLLCTSAIQDTLDACAAAGGGTVIIPPGIWRTGPLTLHSRINLCAERGALVRFEPEYNLYPLLFSHYEGTAGWRCQAPLDGEDLSDVAITGEGIFDGSGEAWRPVKRFKRTELEWNSLLASGGALDEQGEIWWPSKEALTGEAYVLKLKEGGETAMEAYLPARAYLRPALLSLRNCRRVLLEGPTFQNSPAWCLHPMGCEQVTIRHIQVRNPWYSQNGDGLDLESCTHALVEHCGFDVGDDAICLKSGKDEEGRRAGRACRYITIRHCTVYHGHGGVVIGSEMSGGVHAVRVNDCVFMGTDIGLRFKSTRGRGGVVEDILVENIQMSGIVHEAVSFHLFYAGVEGSEGYDEQEVPVTEETPQFRNITLRNMACHGAATALLVNGLPEMPLAALTVENFTAISRRGIILRHAAGLKLDRIRLQTQEEPQVQMHKCSDVELVRSGELAITEL, encoded by the coding sequence ATGAATAATAAATATGATTCCGAAGCTTATCCAATCCCGGAGCTGCCGCAGATTCCGCAGCGGACCTTCTGTATTACAGACTATGGGGCAGAAGCTGAAGGGCTGCTCTGTACATCTGCTATACAGGATACCCTGGATGCCTGCGCAGCTGCGGGAGGAGGAACGGTGATCATCCCGCCGGGAATCTGGCGTACCGGGCCGCTGACGCTGCACAGCCGGATCAATCTGTGTGCCGAGCGGGGGGCACTGGTACGCTTTGAACCCGAGTATAATCTGTATCCGCTGCTGTTCTCCCATTACGAAGGGACTGCCGGCTGGCGGTGCCAGGCTCCGCTGGACGGTGAGGATCTGAGCGATGTAGCCATTACCGGTGAAGGCATCTTCGATGGCAGCGGTGAGGCCTGGCGTCCGGTGAAGCGCTTCAAGCGGACGGAACTGGAGTGGAATAGCCTGCTTGCTTCCGGGGGAGCCTTGGATGAACAGGGTGAGATCTGGTGGCCTTCCAAGGAAGCGCTTACGGGAGAAGCTTATGTTCTGAAGCTGAAGGAAGGCGGCGAGACAGCAATGGAAGCCTACCTTCCTGCCCGTGCGTATCTGCGTCCAGCGCTGCTGAGCCTGCGGAATTGCCGCAGAGTGCTGCTGGAGGGCCCGACCTTTCAGAATTCTCCTGCCTGGTGTCTGCACCCCATGGGCTGTGAGCAGGTTACAATCAGACATATTCAAGTGCGCAATCCATGGTACTCCCAGAACGGGGACGGGCTGGATCTGGAGTCCTGTACACATGCGCTGGTCGAGCACTGCGGGTTCGATGTAGGCGACGATGCCATCTGTCTGAAATCGGGCAAGGATGAGGAGGGCCGCCGGGCAGGAAGAGCTTGCCGGTACATTACGATCCGTCATTGTACGGTCTATCACGGGCATGGCGGGGTAGTGATCGGCAGTGAAATGTCGGGCGGTGTACATGCGGTCCGGGTGAACGACTGCGTGTTCATGGGTACGGACATCGGGCTGCGCTTCAAGAGTACCCGGGGAAGAGGCGGCGTAGTAGAGGATATCCTGGTGGAAAATATACAGATGTCAGGCATCGTCCATGAAGCGGTATCCTTCCACCTGTTCTATGCCGGGGTTGAGGGGTCTGAGGGCTATGACGAGCAGGAGGTTCCGGTCACGGAGGAGACTCCGCAGTTCCGTAACATTACGCTGCGGAATATGGCCTGCCACGGGGCGGCAACCGCGCTGCTGGTGAACGGGCTGCCGGAAATGCCGCTTGCTGCGCTTACGGTGGAGAACTTCACCGCCATAAGCAGGCGGGGCATCATCCTGCGCCATGCAGCAGGTCTGAAGCTGGACCGGATCAGGCTGCAGACGCAGGAGGAGCCGCAGGTACAGATGCATAAGTGCAGTGATGTTGAGCTTGTCCGTTCAGGAGAGCTGGCCATCACGGAGCTTTAA